The Desulfobotulus pelophilus sequence GCCAGATTTCACCGCGGCGGAGCTGGACCACCATCCTTCCGGCTTCCTGCCCCTCTTCCACCACAATGGCCGTAAGCCGGTTCCAGCGCCCGGGATACCCTCCCTCCGGACCGCCATCCTGGTTCACCCCATACTCCGGCCCCCAGGCAATACGGCCTTCCTTATCCTCAACACCAACCCTGTACCGGGCTCTCCGGTCTCTCTGAATCAGAGGCCCCACCCGTGCGCAGCGGGTCCAGCGGATGTCCACATCATAGATTCCCGCTTCCGGTATCCGCGCATACCATAGCGCCCCCGCCTCCGATGCCCCGGCCGTGGCAAGGGCATAGCGGGAAGATCCCTTGTATGCCGCCATGGAAGACGAATCTCTCCACTCAACCGACGTACCATATTCCCCATAGCTTTCCGGGCCATCTTTACTGTCGACAATAACCACAGGTCCCCCCGCCGGGCTGCCCAGCCCCAGCACAGACTGACTTCCGCCCCTTCCCATAAGACTGTGGAAACCGACCCTTACCTTATCCAGATTCTGGACCACACTGGCTGCAGCGGCCTTACTGACATGCAATCTGGTTCTGTAATACTGAAACCAGTTGGTATAATTCTGAAGATCCGTTTCCGGTGAAACATAAAACGGGTTTCTCCCTTTTTCACAGCCTTCATCCGTATAATAAGGATCATAAAGACGGCGCAGCCTCACAGGCAGCCGGGAGACCTCCGTTGCCCTGACAGAACCCGGCTTCAACTGCCTATCCACCACGTTGTCTCCTCCCTGAACCTCATAAATCTGACGATAAACCCCGCTCCCTCCACCCAAAGCAGGCCAGGCAAAGTTCACCAAAAAAATTCTATCCCCTGCATCGGCACGGCCATTTTCGTTTACATCATCAAAGGTGAAATAATGAGCATTGGACAGCACAACCGGACTTTCCACCTCCACCCTTCCACCAACAAGCAACACCCTTGATGCCCCAACAGGCCTTGCCTTCCCCGCCGCCGCAGAAATCTCCACATAGAGATCCGGGCCATCCGGATTCAGGGAAACCACCTCGACCTCTGCAGTGACAAGCGACCCTGCCTGCTGTACTGACCTCATTGATCCCAGCAAAATGTTATCATCATGATCGTATACCCGAATCAAAACCTCTCCGGCCTGCAATCCATCTCCGTAGTGGGGCCATTGCACCCGTATGCGATGACGTCCTTTGTCCGCAACATGAAAAGCATAGGTAATCCTCGCATCCAGAGACGATGAAAAATGGCAGCTGCTATCCTGCGATGCACCTTCCCTATTGACAGAAGAAAAGCCACACGACTCCCACCAGCCATCCCTTTCTGCCATCTCACTATCCAGAACATTCCCCATACCTTCTGAAGCTCTGCTCCCAAAAGGATCTTTCATGGAAAGAACACGACCCTGCACAGGATGGGTTTTTGGCTCCAGAAGATCTGCATTGCCCATATCCGGGAATTCCCGGGTTGCGGGCCAGGGTTGATAATAAGCAAACGGGTCATAGTAAAGACGATTATAGCCACTGCAACGCGTCTCCCAATATTGAACCGGTGCCGTGCCGGGGTTACCATCCGGGCTGGATGCCCAACCTCCCTCCCACACGGAATCACGAGCAAACACATAGGCACGCCCCGAAGAATCCCCATCTTTCCCTTGCACATAGAACAGACCCTTCTCCCTGCCTTCCATCATGACTTCAAACCCCATGGACAGGGAGTTATCCATAAGAAACACAATATTGGGTGCTGGTGGCCTGATCACACTGAGCATGGGCTGATCACTGATTTCAATGGCCCCGGCCATCCCACCCTGCCATCCGGCTAAAAAACAGATAAAAGTCAACCAACACATCATCCGTGAACCTGAGGTAAATGCCATCCGCCTTCCGCCTTCCATTTGTGCCAGCAACACAAGCTGCCATGGGGCTATTGTTTTCTAAGCAACCCGATTTCCAGAAAACGGCTGCCACCGTTTACGTCCTCATATTCAGAAAAAACAGCCAATGCATTCATTCTGGCAGTACCCATATCCTGTGAACCAATGTCTGCAGGCCCCATATCCACCACCAGCACCCGCCCCCGCCCCTCTCCGATAAAAGGAAAGACACTGGCATCATTCACAGTCAGCAATGAGCTCGTATCCCAATCCGGCCAGGCACGAATAAAAGCAGAGAATTCCTCATCCGTGAGCACGGAAAAACCTGTACGGCCTTCGCCCATGGCCTTTTGAAATCCTTCACCCAGCCATGAAGAGGCTTCTTCTTCCGAACGAATCCATCCGGGCCGTTCCGGACAGTCTTCCAGCATTATTTCCGGATCACTTTGCAGCACAAGCTGGCTGGCATAGAGGCCCAAGGCTTCCACCCTGTACAGCAGAACTCTCGAATGGCTGTCATTGCCGGAAATACGAATATCCATTGTGGCAAAATAGAGAAGGGCAAAACCGGAAAGGATCATCAGGGTGAGAATGAGAAGAGTGGTAAGCAAAGCCATACCCCGGGAAGAAGACAAGGGTTTCAGAATTGTCCGCCTCCGTAATAAACTGTCTTTTTCCGATCCCATGTCACCCCTTTTTTTCCGCCCGTTTCTACAACAGGCCCGTTTTCAAGGCTTCAAAAAAGATGCGCCTTTCCTGTCCCCTGTCTTTCCAGTGAACTTCCAATGCAATCCTTGCCATTCCTGATACCGGAACATCCTGAATCACATTCCAGTAAAGGGTATAGATCCGCTGGCCACCAGCCCCACTGACCTCCTTTGTTTTCTTCCATTCACCCCCTGTCGTCTTTTCGCCATAATTCAGGAAAACATCCATGGGAAGAATCTGAAAAATCTCCAGTTCCTGGGATGCAAGAGCCGCCGCCTCCGTAAGAATGGCCGCCCGGTTAATGGCCTGCATACTGCTGATCTGAACAGAAAACACAGCAAGACCGGTGATACCAAGAAGAAGCATGGACATGAGAACTTCAACCAGTGTAAAACCCGTCTTATGGCAAAAACACTTTTCCACAACAATCTCCCGCTCCCTAAAAACCCACCCCCAGATTACGGCACTGCACCGTTGTCATAAAATCCACACGCCCCTCCCTGCCCTTACGGTCCTTATACAGGGCTCCCAGCTCAATGCGCACAGCGCGGATGCGTCCATAATCTTCCGGATGAGGATTCCGGATCACATGATTATGACGATCCAAATAGGTAAATTGCAGACGAACATCTTCCAGAAGCCTTGCAACGGCACCATCTTCACCCAAATCATTGCGTTCTTTCCTCCGAAGCCCCTGATCCACTGGATGGAAGTAATAATCCAGGCGCTTCCAGTCGTCTCCGGAACCCTGACGATAAAAAAAAGCGAAATAATCCGATGAAGCCCTTATAACGCCCGAGCCGGGAAGGGGCGAAACCACAGCATTGAATCCTGCCATGCGAAATTCATCTTCCATCCATCCCAGAACTGCCCGTACCTTCTGCTGGGTATCCGTCCGTGCTTTCTGGCGATCATGGACATCCATATGATGGATCAGCTGACTGAGAAGCACAGCACCGAGAATTCCCATAACTCCCATGGACACCACCAGTTCCATCAGAGTAAATCCCCATGTATTGGACAGCCTTTCTTTCATGTTTTTCCAACCCTGGTTCCCATATGAATGTTGGCAGGCCTTGACACAACAATTTCCCGGCTCCCTCCGGCTCCTTCCCACACCACACGCCCCCAGGTAGCTGTCATACCTTTTCTATCAAAAACATAGATATACCGGTTACTTCCACCATCGCCACTCACAATCTTGAGGGTTGAACTCAACGGAACAATCCGTATGATGTCATCATCCTTATCAAACTGTCTGCTTCCATTCCGATCCAGAAAAACAATGATACGGGTATCATTGA is a genomic window containing:
- a CDS encoding PulJ/GspJ family protein, translating into MKERLSNTWGFTLMELVVSMGVMGILGAVLLSQLIHHMDVHDRQKARTDTQQKVRAVLGWMEDEFRMAGFNAVVSPLPGSGVIRASSDYFAFFYRQGSGDDWKRLDYYFHPVDQGLRRKERNDLGEDGAVARLLEDVRLQFTYLDRHNHVIRNPHPEDYGRIRAVRIELGALYKDRKGREGRVDFMTTVQCRNLGVGF
- a CDS encoding type IV pilus modification PilV family protein; its protein translation is MEKCFCHKTGFTLVEVLMSMLLLGITGLAVFSVQISSMQAINRAAILTEAAALASQELEIFQILPMDVFLNYGEKTTGGEWKKTKEVSGAGGQRIYTLYWNVIQDVPVSGMARIALEVHWKDRGQERRIFFEALKTGLL
- a CDS encoding GspH/FimT family pseudopilin, producing MNRSGMTLTELVMALAIFSLLCSVAVPGFYRQVERYRFQSASLELYAVFLFAKSEAVRRGRHVGLLINDTRIIVFLDRNGSRQFDKDDDIIRIVPLSSTLKIVSGDGGSNRYIYVFDRKGMTATWGRVVWEGAGGSREIVVSRPANIHMGTRVGKT